A window from Pangasianodon hypophthalmus isolate fPanHyp1 chromosome 16, fPanHyp1.pri, whole genome shotgun sequence encodes these proteins:
- the ttpal gene encoding alpha-tocopherol transfer protein-like translates to MADQNGHTDPAPSVDVMAGVPFPAAPPPIYVCTLTPDLEAKAREELQEKPEWRLRDVQALRDMILKEHSSLRTRLDDAFLLRFLRARKFDYDRALQLLLNYHSSRRAWPEVFQDLKPSTVKHVLELGFLTVLPRPDPQGRYVLCLRPGKWTPNDYPFVDNIRAIYLTLEKLIQPEETQVNGIVILVDYTGVGLSQASNPGPLLAKKVVSILQDGFPIRIKAVNIINEPRIFKGIFAIIKPFLKEKMAERFVLHGSDLSSLHRVIPRSVLPQEYGGVDGRLDMTAWTRTLLEAEEEFVVEFCQPEPLEGALMPDSLLFEGEQPEDSYRSLRSQLYYCY, encoded by the exons ATGGCAGATCAGAATGGCCACACTGATCCCGCCCCTTCAGTGGACGTGATGGCAGGTGTACCCTTCCCTGCAGCTCCTCCACCGATCTACGTGTGCACTCTAACCCCGGATCTGGAGGCCAAGGCACGAGAGGAGCTACAGGAGAAGCCCGAGTGGCGTCTTCGGGACGTCCAAGCGCTGCGAGACATGATCCTGAAGGAACATTCCAGTCTGAGAACTCGGCTGGACGACGCCTTTCTCTTGCGCTTCCTCCGAGCCAGGAAGTTTGACTATGACCGTGCGCTGCAGCTCCTCCTGAACTACCACAGCAGCAGGAGGGCCTGGCCTGAAGTCTTCCAGGACCTGAAGCCCTCAACGGTCAAGCACGTTCTTGAGCTAGGCTTCCTGACCGTCCTGCCCAGACCTGATCCTCAAGGCCGCTACGTTCTCTGCTTACGGCCAG GGAAATGGACACCGAATGATTATCCGTTTGTGGACAACATTCGAGCCATTTATCTGACACTGGAAAAGCTGATTCAACCTGAGGAGACGCAGGTGAATGGAATAGTCATCCTGGTGGATTACACTGGGGTTGGCTTGTCTCAGGCCTCCAACCCAGGCCCTCTACTGGCAAAGAAAGTCGTTAGCATTCTTCAG GATGGATTTCCAATCAGAATAAAGGCAgtcaatatcataaatgagCCTCGAATCTTTAAAGGAATATTTGCAATAATAAAGCCTTTTTTGAAGGAGAAGATGGCTGAAAGG TTTGTCTTGCACGGCTCAGACCTGTCGTCTCTGCATCGTGTCATCCCGCGCTCTGTGCTGCCGCAGGAATACGGAGGCGTGGACGGTAGACTGGACATGACAGCTTGGACTCGCACACTACTAGAGGCTGAGGAGGAGTTTGTTGTGGAGTTTTGCCAGCCGGAGCCTCTGGAGGGAGCGCTAATGCCCGACTCGTTGTTGTTTGAGGGCGAGCAGCCTGAGGACTCTTACAGAAGCCTGCGCTCGCAGCTCTACTACTGCTACTGA